Proteins encoded within one genomic window of Bombus vancouverensis nearcticus chromosome 4, iyBomVanc1_principal, whole genome shotgun sequence:
- the LOC117166681 gene encoding protein spaetzle-like: MKESQSIISVFNVAIGLLLVFNNVHSDSQWQNETIPSCKGQTFCENVANYPFDAVKKIISKHSLLKNYSNLDMVEPLKPTLPMHSEYGTKLCQSIEKIIFPKTAENMNNEWSYVLNTDDVVQGVHIEKCVNEGKRCSSINGLARGYITVCKQRYVHNQLLGLQKGGSYTYQQFRFPSNCYCYIEYVGPDIRLVEVADFQNKSSDIN, translated from the exons GTCTTCAACAACGTCCACAGTGATTCTCAATGGCAAAATGAAACAATACCTTCTTGTAAAGGACAAACTTTCTGCGAGAATGTTGCGAATTATCCCTTTGATGCGGTGAAGAAAATAATTAGCAAACATTCACTTCTTAAAAATTATAGTAATCTCGATATG GTAGAACCACTTAAACCCACTCTACCGATGCACTCAGAATATGGAACGAAACTCTGTCAGTCAATC GAGAAAATTATCTTTCCAAAAACGGCGGAAAATATGAATAACGAGTGGTCGTACGTCCTTAACACTGATGATGTGGTACAGGGAGTACACATAGAGAAATGCGT caACGAAGGCAAACGTTGTAGCTCGATAAATGGGCTCGCAAGAGGTTACATAACCGTATGTAAACAAAGGTACGTTCATAATCAACTCCTAGGACTTCAGAAGGGTGGCTCGTATACCTATCAGCAATTCCGATTCCCATCCAATTGCTACTGTTACATTGAATACGTCGGCCCTGACATACGGCTCGTCGAAGTAGCAGACTTCCAAAACAAATCAAGCGATATCAATTGA
- the LOC117166730 gene encoding uncharacterized protein LOC117166730, whose protein sequence is MKITLLLLAVFVCVQLAIAGVNIEARKEADASAESSGSKSSQAEKKEEASQSSSASKSSNEKESSKSGGGIEISGGVESGGNWKNGGSSGSGEKWKNGESSENGGKWNNGANSESGEKWNNGGNSENGAKWNNGASSENGEKWKNGGSSESGKNWKNGGSSESDKNWKNGESSESGKNWKNGGSSGSGEKWKNSESSENGGKWNNGASSESGEKWNNGGNSENGGNSENGAKWNNGGSSESGKDWKNGGSSESGEKWKNNGSSENGKKWNNGGNSESGKNWKNDGSSESGKDWKNGGSSESGENWKNDGSSESGKNWKNDGSSESGKNWKNDGSSESGKNWKNGGNSESGKNWKNGGNSESGGKWNKGGNSGSGENSKNGGSSESGKNWKNDGSSESDKNWKNGGSSESGENWKNDGSSESGKNWKNGGNSESGKNWKNGGSSESNEGWKNSESGKKDESSKNSESWKSNESSKNDGSWKSSGESEKWKDGKVVVEGSISINWADIKEQVSNIATSLEEGGNLKAVLKIKKGEKKISSLEEIKEKIRVLLKWIEEGKDTSSLLDLKEGSKDIASLEKIKEKILLIVKLVNEGKDTSGLLDLEASGKVILELQSAIEEVLAKSEKITKVSEALSGLLKSKTVSDIKPLQAVIPLILELQKSGVNLSTLNKWSATSVSAIDIERVTKTVPVLLQSMKGGVDVQSLLSAKGAKKLGISALDLQAVQGALGVVGKLSSGGALNLNGLLNLKGGASVLGAGKVGGLISLPKL, encoded by the exons ATGAAGATCACGTTGTTGTTGTTGGCAGTATTCGTCTGCGTGCAGTTAGCGATCGCAGGCGTGAATATAGAAGCCAGAAAGGAAGCGGATGCGTCTGCAGAAAGCTCCGGATCGAAGAGTTCCCAAgcggagaaaaaggaagaagcatCGCAAAGCTCCTCGGCTTCTAAATCgtcaaatgaaaaagaaagctCGAAAAGCGGCGGAGGCATAGAAATCAGCGGAGGCGTAGAAAGCGGCGGAAATTGGAAAAACGGTGGAAGCTCGGGAAGCGGCGAGAAATGGAAAAACGGTGAAAGCTCGGAAAACGGCGGCAAATGGAATAACGGTGCAAACTCGGAAAGCGGCGAAAAATGGAATAACGGCGGAAATTCGGAAAACGGCGCAAAGTGGAATAACGGTGCAAGCTCGGAAAACGGAGAAAAATGGAAGAACGGTGGAAGCTCAGAAAGCGGCAAAAATTGGAAGAACGGCGGAAGCTCGGAAAGCGACAAAAATTGGAAGAACGGTGAAAGCTCCGAAAGTGGCAAAAATTGGAAGAACGGTGGAAGCTCGGGAAGCGGTGAGAAATGGAAAAACAGTGAAAGCTCGGAAAACGGCGGAAAATGGAATAACGGTGCAAGCTCGGAAAGCGGCGAAAAATGGAATAACGGCggaaattcggagaacggcggAAATTCGGAAAACGGCGCAAAGTGGAATAACGGTGGAAGCTCCGAAAGCGGCAAAGATTGGAAGAACGGTGGAAGTTCGGAAAGCGGAGAAAAATGGAAGAACAATGGAAGCTCGGAAAACGGCAAAAAATGGAATAACGGTGGAAATTCCGAAAGTGGCAAAAATTGGAAGAACGACGGAAGCTCCGAAAGCGGCAAAGATTGGAAGAACGGTGGAAGTTCGGAAAGCGGCGAAAATTGGAAGAACGATGGAAGCTCGGAAAGCGGCAAAAATTGGAAGAACGATGGAAGCTCGGAAAGCGGCAAAAATTGGAAGAACGATGGAAGCTCGGAAAGCGGCAAAAATTGGAAGAACGGTGGAAACTCGGAAAGCGGCAAAAATTGGAAGAACGGTGGGAACTCGGAAAGCGGCGGAAAATGGAATAAAGGTGGAAACTCGGGCAGCGGCGAAAATTCGAAGAACGGTGGAAGCTCCGAAAGCGGCAAAAATTGGAAGAACGACGGAAGCTCGGAAAGCGACAAAAATTGGAAGAACGGTGGAAGTTCGGAAAGCGGCGAAAATTGGAAGAACGATGGAAGCTCGGAAAGCGGCAAAAATTGGAAGAACGGTGGAAACTCGGAAAGCGGCAAAAATTGGAAGAACGGCGGAAGCTCGGAGAGCAACGAGGGCTGGAAAAACAGTGAAAGCGGAAAGAAAGACGAAAGCTCGAAAAACAGCGAAAGTTGGAAGAGCAACGAAAGCTCGAAGAACGATGGCAGCTGGAAGAGCAGTGGAGAATCAG aaaagtggaaagatggTAAAGTAGTGGTGGAAGGCAGCATTAGTATAAACTGGGCAGATATCAAAGAGCAGGTTAGCAACATTGCTACATCCTTAGAAGAGGGTGGTAACCTCAAGGCTgtattgaaaataaagaaaggagaaaagaaaatttcaaGTTTGGAGGAAATCAAGGAGAAAATCCGTGTATTACTGAAATGGATTGAAGAAGGCAAAGATACTAGCAGCCTATTAGATTTGAAAGAGGGTAGCAAGGATATTGCGTCGTTGGAAAAAATCAAAGAAAAGATCCTTTTGATCGTTAAGTTAGTGAATGAAGGAAAAGACACTAGTGGTCTTTTAGATTTAGAAGCGAGTGGCAAAGTAATTCTAGAATTGCAAAGCGCCATAGAAGAGGTTCTCGCAAAGTCAGAAAAGATAACCAAAGTATCTGAAGCTCTTTCCGGTTTACTAAAAAGCAAAACTGTCTCGGACATAAAACCGCTTCAAGCAGTAATTCCTTTAATCCTTGAATTGCAAAAATCAGGCGTTAACCTTAGTACTTTAAACAAGTGGTCCGCCACTAGCGTAAGTGCTATAGACATAGAACGCGTCACGAAAACGGTTCCAGTGCTCCTTCAATCCATGAAAGGAGGCGTAGATGTTCAGAGCCTTTTGAGTGCGAAAGGTGCAAAGAAACTTGGCATTAGTGCTTTGGACTTGCAGGCTGTTCAAGGAGCTCTCGGCGTGGTTGGAAAACTAAGTTCAGGTGGTGCGTTGAACCTAAATGGCTTGTTGAACTTGAAAGGTGGCGCTAGTGTGTTAGGTGCAGGAAAGGTCGGAGGATTAATTTCTTTACCGAAACTTTAA